The following proteins are co-located in the Streptomyces sp. NBC_00435 genome:
- a CDS encoding enoyl-CoA hydratase/isomerase family protein, which produces MNNGSHEHDPVLLRTEGHAAYITLNRPRALNALTHPMALRIGGALAAWEDDPAVETVVIAGAGERGLCAGGDIRAIHADARAGGTASADFWRDEYRLNARIARYSKPYVALMDGIVMGGGVGISAHGTVRIVTERSRIAMPETGIGFVPDVGGTYLLSLAPGELGTHLALTGAPVGAADALLCGLADHFVPSSALPALTRDLAAGSVHAVLERYVRQPPPGWLAAARTWIDHCYAADTVEEIVDRLRAADAPAAKEAADALLAKSPTAVKVTLSALRRAPGLGPLERVLEQEYRVSLAALSCPDLVEGIRAQVVDKDRDPRWSPAMLDAVSPADVDRFFAPLGDRELRLAAASSPEVAW; this is translated from the coding sequence ATGAACAACGGATCCCACGAGCACGATCCGGTCCTCCTGCGAACCGAGGGCCACGCCGCGTACATCACCCTCAACCGTCCCCGGGCGCTCAACGCCCTCACCCACCCCATGGCCCTGCGCATCGGCGGGGCGCTCGCCGCCTGGGAGGACGATCCGGCGGTCGAGACCGTCGTCATCGCCGGCGCCGGCGAACGCGGCCTGTGCGCCGGAGGCGACATCCGCGCCATCCACGCCGACGCCCGCGCGGGCGGGACCGCCTCGGCGGACTTCTGGCGCGACGAATACCGGCTCAACGCCCGCATCGCCCGCTATTCCAAGCCGTACGTCGCCCTGATGGACGGCATCGTCATGGGCGGCGGCGTCGGGATCTCCGCCCACGGCACCGTGCGCATCGTCACCGAGCGCTCCCGCATCGCCATGCCCGAGACCGGCATCGGCTTCGTCCCCGACGTCGGCGGCACCTACCTGCTCTCCCTCGCCCCCGGCGAGCTGGGCACCCACCTGGCCCTGACGGGCGCACCGGTCGGTGCGGCGGACGCACTGCTGTGCGGGCTCGCCGACCACTTCGTACCGTCGTCCGCGCTGCCCGCACTGACCCGCGACCTGGCGGCGGGGTCCGTCCACGCCGTACTGGAGCGGTACGTGCGGCAGCCGCCGCCGGGGTGGCTCGCCGCGGCCCGGACGTGGATCGACCACTGCTACGCCGCGGACACCGTCGAGGAGATCGTCGACCGGCTGCGCGCGGCGGACGCCCCCGCCGCGAAGGAAGCGGCGGACGCCCTGCTGGCCAAGTCCCCCACGGCGGTCAAGGTCACCCTGTCGGCACTGCGCCGGGCCCCCGGGCTCGGACCGCTGGAACGGGTCCTGGAACAGGAGTACCGCGTCTCCCTCGCCGCCCTGTCCTGCCCCGACCTCGTCGAGGGCATCCGCGCCCAGGTCGTCGACAAGGACCGTGACCCGCGCTGGTCCCCCGCCATGCTCGACGCGGTCTCACCGGCGGACGTGGACCGGTTCTTCGCCCCGCTCGGCGACCGCGAGCTCCGCCTCGCCGCCGCCTCGTCCCCGGAGGTCGCCTGGTGA
- the mmsB gene encoding 3-hydroxyisobutyrate dehydrogenase: MTSTVAFIGLGHMGGPMAANLVGAGHRVLGFDLVPELLATAAAAGVEPAVSAVQAAAPADVVITMLPAGRHVLALYRERGLLAAARPGTLFIDCSTIDVSDARSAHDAAVAAGHRALDAPVSGGVVGAEAGTLTFMAGGAAKEFADASVLLDAMGKKAVHCGAAGSGQAAKICNNMILAVSMIGVSEAFVLAESLGLDHQALYDVASTASGQCWALTVNCPVPGPVPTSPANRDYRPGFAAPLMAKDLGLAVNALRAGGVEAPLGLRAAEMYAAFAEAEGAGLDFSAIVRTLRPQNGTPA; the protein is encoded by the coding sequence GTGACCAGCACCGTCGCATTCATCGGGCTCGGCCACATGGGCGGCCCGATGGCCGCCAACCTGGTCGGTGCCGGACACCGGGTCCTCGGCTTCGACCTCGTGCCGGAGCTCCTGGCCACCGCGGCAGCCGCCGGTGTCGAGCCCGCGGTCTCGGCGGTCCAGGCCGCCGCCCCGGCCGACGTCGTCATCACCATGCTGCCGGCCGGCCGGCACGTCCTCGCGCTCTACCGGGAACGGGGACTGCTCGCCGCCGCCCGTCCGGGCACCCTCTTCATCGACTGCTCCACCATCGACGTGTCCGATGCCCGCAGCGCGCACGATGCGGCGGTGGCAGCCGGGCACCGGGCACTGGACGCCCCCGTCTCCGGCGGGGTGGTGGGCGCCGAGGCGGGCACGCTCACCTTCATGGCGGGCGGCGCCGCGAAGGAGTTCGCCGATGCCTCCGTGCTCCTCGACGCCATGGGCAAGAAGGCCGTGCACTGTGGCGCCGCGGGGTCCGGACAGGCCGCGAAGATCTGCAACAACATGATCCTCGCCGTCTCGATGATCGGCGTCAGCGAGGCCTTCGTCCTCGCCGAGAGCCTCGGCCTGGACCACCAGGCCCTCTACGACGTGGCCTCCACCGCCTCCGGGCAGTGCTGGGCCCTCACCGTCAACTGCCCCGTCCCCGGGCCGGTTCCCACCAGTCCCGCCAACCGCGACTACCGGCCCGGATTCGCCGCGCCCCTCATGGCCAAGGACCTCGGCCTCGCCGTCAACGCCCTGCGGGCCGGGGGTGTCGAGGCACCGCTGGGACTGAGGGCGGCCGAGATGTACGCCGCGTTCGCCGAGGCCGAGGGCGCAGGTCTGGACTTCTCGGCGATCGTCCGCACCCTCCGACCGCAGAACGGAACTCCCGCATGA
- a CDS encoding enoyl-CoA hydratase: protein MTDGTSYETVLLERKGRVAVLTLNRPEALNALNLRVMREVVAAAEELDRDPGTGCILITGSAKAFAAGADIKEMRPRGYMDMYLSDWFTAWDRLGQVRTPTVAAVSGYALGGGCELAMLCDILLAADTAKFGQPEIKLGVIPGIGGSQRLTRAVGKAKAMELCLTGRTMGAEEAERAGLVSRIVPADDLFAQALSVAETVAGMSKPVAMMAKEAVNRAFETTLTEGVRFERRLFHAVFATADQKEGMSAFVDKRPPHFTHG, encoded by the coding sequence ATGACCGACGGCACTTCCTACGAGACCGTCCTGCTGGAACGCAAGGGCCGGGTGGCCGTGCTGACCCTCAATCGGCCGGAGGCCCTCAACGCGCTCAACCTCCGGGTGATGCGGGAGGTGGTGGCCGCCGCGGAGGAGCTGGACCGGGACCCAGGGACCGGATGCATCCTCATCACCGGATCGGCGAAGGCGTTCGCCGCGGGCGCGGACATCAAGGAGATGCGGCCGCGGGGCTACATGGACATGTACCTCTCCGACTGGTTCACCGCGTGGGACCGGCTCGGCCAGGTCCGTACGCCGACCGTGGCCGCCGTCTCCGGCTACGCGCTCGGTGGCGGCTGTGAACTCGCCATGCTCTGCGACATCCTGCTCGCCGCCGACACCGCGAAGTTCGGGCAGCCCGAGATCAAGCTCGGCGTCATCCCGGGCATCGGCGGGTCCCAGCGCCTGACCCGGGCCGTCGGCAAGGCCAAGGCGATGGAACTGTGCCTCACGGGCCGCACCATGGGAGCCGAGGAGGCCGAACGGGCCGGGCTGGTGTCGCGGATCGTGCCGGCCGACGACCTGTTCGCGCAGGCCCTGTCGGTCGCCGAGACCGTGGCCGGGATGTCGAAGCCGGTCGCGATGATGGCCAAGGAGGCCGTGAACCGCGCCTTCGAGACCACGCTCACCGAGGGCGTCCGTTTCGAACGACGCCTGTTCCACGCCGTGTTCGCCACTGCCGACCAGAAGGAGGGCATGTCCGCCTTCGTGGACAAGCGTCCGCCGCACTTCACCCACGGCTGA